In the Actinomycetes bacterium genome, one interval contains:
- a CDS encoding sigma-70 family RNA polymerase sigma factor, giving the protein MIDEPTRRLDEGALRALVPRVLADLVRRGEDFDAAEDALQEALLEALRVWPEHPPRDPRAWLATVATRRLVDARRSEAARHRREEATYAEPRPAATEEGDDTLFLLFCCCHPDLAPASQVALSLRAVGGLTTREIADAFYVPEATMAQRISRAKRALQGRRLDQPGDLAVVLRVLYLVYTAGHAGRVDLASESIRLARQLTLATEEPEARGLLALMLLNHARLPARLDSEGRIVTLDRQDRGLWDTREIAEGVRVLQSALAVQRPGRYQVEAAIA; this is encoded by the coding sequence GTGATCGACGAGCCGACGCGACGGCTGGACGAGGGCGCGCTGCGCGCCCTCGTCCCTCGGGTGCTCGCGGACCTGGTCCGGCGGGGCGAGGACTTCGATGCCGCCGAGGACGCGCTGCAGGAGGCGCTGCTGGAGGCGCTGCGGGTGTGGCCCGAGCACCCGCCGCGCGACCCGCGCGCGTGGCTGGCGACGGTCGCGACCCGGCGGCTCGTCGACGCCCGCCGCAGCGAGGCCGCCCGTCACCGCCGCGAGGAGGCGACGTACGCCGAGCCGCGGCCCGCCGCCACCGAGGAGGGCGACGACACCCTCTTCCTGCTCTTCTGCTGCTGCCACCCCGACCTCGCGCCCGCCTCCCAGGTGGCGCTGTCCCTGCGCGCCGTCGGCGGCCTCACCACCCGGGAGATCGCCGACGCCTTCTACGTGCCGGAGGCGACGATGGCGCAGCGGATCAGCCGGGCCAAGCGCGCCCTGCAGGGGCGCCGCCTGGACCAGCCCGGCGACCTCGCCGTCGTGCTGCGCGTGCTCTACCTCGTCTACACGGCCGGCCACGCGGGCCGGGTGGACCTGGCCAGCGAATCGATCCGGCTCGCCCGCCAACTCACCCTCGCCACCGAGGAACCGGAGGCGCGCGGGCTGCTCGCGCTGATGCTCCTCAACCACGCCCGCCTCCCGGCGCGACTCGACTCAGAGGGTCGCATCGTCACGCTCGACCGACAGGACCGCGGCCTGTGGGACACCCGCGAGATCGCCGAGGGCGTGCGCGTCCTGCAGTCGGCGCTGGCCGTTCAGCGCCCCGGCCGCTACCAGGTCGAGGCCGCCATCGC